From the genome of Chloroflexota bacterium:
ACACGCGCTGCCCCATCGCCATTGACCAGTGCAAACAGGCCATCCCCGAATGGCGCGAGGCGAGCCCCGGCCACTTCGTCGCCTGCCACCGCGTCTAAGCGCGCAACGGTACGCTCCTTCAGAGGCCCCGGTGTGAACCGGGGCCTCTTTGTTTGCCCATGGACTCGCTTCCAGTGCTTGACACTTCCGACTATCACATGCTATATATAGACGTGTAAGCCTTCGCCAGGACAGCGAGCCGGGAAGGTGTGACCGCTAAGGCGCGCGGCCGTGCGCCCAACGCAGTCATGCCTTCCCTTTTTCTTTGTCCGGCGTTGTGCGGGCGGTCGCGGTGCGCCGCGCCTAGGAGGCGTGCCGTTGCAGTCTGAGCAAGGCTTGCGCGAAACGTCGGTGGTAGTAGAGGTGTCGCGAAGAGCGGTCGGTCGGATAGCGGCGCGATGCGCGTCCCGCCCGTGAGCGGGGCGGGCGAGGAGGCATGACGACTACATACCCGTAGGCTCACCGCGAGCGTGACCGGCTGACACCAGCGTCGCCGAGGAAGCTCCGAGCGCCAACCCTGCATCCCTACAAACCTCGGAGCAGTGGGCCTGCCCATCCTGTAGCAGTGGGAACTGCTACGTTAAACGCTCGCAAATCTCGTCCACGTCCCTCCCCTAGACCGTCCGCACAACGCTTCCCACCGCGACACCTCACCAACCAAAGCGACAAGCAACAAAAGACAAAAGGAGGCGAAAAATAAAAGGCAGATCCGCCACAGAAGCATAATGCTGACAACCCTTGGCAAGTCGGGCAAGTGCCTCTAGCAACCAAGAGTCGGATATGGGGTCTCCGCATCTCCCCCTGTGCTACACTGGAATCCCATGCAGCAGTCCCATATCCGTAACTTTTGCATCATCGCCCACATTGATCACGGCAAGTCCACCTTAGCCGACCGTCTCCTGGAAGCCACCAACACCATCGAGCGGCGGCGCATGATGGACCAAGTGCTCGATTCCATGGACCTTGAGCGCGAGCGCGGCATCACCATCAAGATGCACCCCACGCGCATGCTCTACCGCGCCAAGAACGGGCAAGACTACCAGCTCAACCTGATAGACACGCCGGGGCACGTGGAGTTCTCCTACGAGGTCTCGCGCAGCGTGGCCGCCTGCGAAGGGGCGCTCCTCATCGTGGACGCCTCCCAGGGCAGCCAGGCGCAGACCCTGGCCAACGTCTACCTGGCGCTGGAGTCCAATCTGGAAATCATCCCCGTGGTCAATAAGATTGACCTGCCCGGGGCGGAGCCCGATCGAGTCGCCCAAGAGCTGCAGGACGTCTTCGGCTTCAAGGAGTCGGAGATCCTCCGCATCTCGGGGAAGACGGGCCTGGGCGTGCCTGAGCTCCTGGAGACCATCATCGAGCGCGTCCCGCCTCCCGCAGGCAAGCCGGACGCCTCCCTTCGCGCCCTCATCTTCGATTCCAAGTACGACCCGTACAAGGGCGTCATCGCTTCTGTGCGCGTGGTGGACGGCTCCGTCTCCGCCCCTGGGAGACGCCTGCGCTTCATGGCCACCGGGCGCATCATCGAACCCCTGGAAGCGGGCGCCTTCAAGCCCGATTTCCTGCCCCTTCCAATCCTGGAGACGGGGAGCGTCGGCTACATCGCCACCGGGCTTAAGACGGTTGAGGATGCCAAGGTGGGCGACACCATCACCTGGGACGAGAGCCCCGCCGCCACGCCGGTCGCCGGGTACAAAGAGCTGAAGTCCATGGTCTTCGCCGGCCTCTTCCCGGCGGACGGCCAGAACTACCTGCCTCTGCGCGAAGCCCTGGAGAAGCTCAAGCTGAACGACGCCGGACTCGTCTTCCAGCAGGAAAGCTCCGGCGCGCTGGGCTTCGGCTTCCGCTGCGGCTTCCTCGGCCTCTTACACATGGAGATCGTGCAAGACCGCCTGGAGCGGGAGTACAACCTGGACCTTTTGGCCACCGCCCCGAGCGTCGCCTATCAGGTGGTGAAGACGGACGGCGAAGTGGTGGAGGTGGATAACCCGGCGAAGCTCCCCGCGCCGAACTACTACGACGAGATCAGGGAGCCGTGGCTGGAAGTGACCATCATCGTGCCGAACCGGTACGTGGGCGGCATCATGGACCTGGTCTCCAACAAGCGCGGCGAGTTCAAGAAGATGGATTACCTGGACTCCCGTCCCGCCAATACGGCCAAAGATGCCCAGGAGCCGTCCAAAGACCCGCGCGTGATGCTGGTCTACCACATCCCCCTGGCGGAAGTCCTCATAGACTTCTACGACCAGTTGAAGTCGCGCACGCAGGGCTATGCCACGATGGACTATGCCTTCCTGGAATACCGCCCCGGCAACCTGGTGAAGCTGGATATCCTGGTGAACGGCAAGCCGGTGGACGCCCTTTCGCTGATCACCCACCGGGACAATGCCTATTACCAGGGGAAGGCGCTGGTGGAGAAGCTCAAGGACCTCATCCCGCGCCAGATGTTCGAAGTGCCGCTCCAGGCGGCCATCGGCAGCAAGGTCATCGCCCGGGAGACGGTGCGCGCGATGCGGAAGAACGTCCTGGCCAAGTGTTACGGCGGCGATGTGACGCGCAAGATGAAGCTCTTGCACAAGCAGGCGGAAGGGAAGAAGCGGATGAAGATGGTGGGGTCGGTGGAGATCCCGCAAGAGGCCTTTTTGGCCCTGTTGAAGTTGGAGAAGTGACCGGACCGCCCAGCCCACGGAGCGGCCTTAGGCCAGCCCCCTACCAGGAAGGAAAAGGCTCGCTGGCTCACCTACACCCGGGTACGCTGTTTGCGTTTGTACCGCCAGACGGCAAAGGCGATGGCGAGCAACGCCGGAAGGATGAAGCCCAAGAGCAGGGCGTTCACAAAGGCCATGCCGGAAAGCCACAGCGTAAAGGTCAATACGGCGCAGGCGAGCCAGTAGACCACCGAAAGCATCGTCCCCATAGCCGCACCTCTGCCAAGGAGCCTACCGCTTGCGCAACAAGTCCTTAAGGTAAGCCCGTATATCGTCCCGGGTATCCTCGCGCTCCAACGCCATCTGGACGGAGGCCTTCAGCAATCCCAAGGGCGTGCCGGCGTCTAACAGCGTCGCCTGGTATTCCAGGCCGTAGACGGCCTGCTCCCGGGAAAGGGTGTCAATCGCCTCCGCCAGCTGGATCTCGCCGATTGCCCCAGGCTTCTGCTTCTCGAGGATCTCAAAGATCCGGGGATGCAGGATGTAGCGCCCCATGGAGGCCAGCCTGGAAGGCGCCTGCTCCATCTTCGGCTTCTCCACTACGCCGGTGATCTTATGGAGGCCCACTCCGGCCTTCGCCGCCTTCACGATGCCGTAGCGCGTCACGTCCTCCTTGGCGACTTCGGAGAGCGCGAGGACGCTCGCCCCGTGGCGCTCGTGAACGTCCAGCAGCTGCCGCAGCACCGGCTTCTTCGCCGCGACGTAGACATCGTCCGGCAACATGACGGCGAAGGGCTCGTTGCCCACGATGCCCTTCGCCATGAGAACGGCGTGGCCCAGGCCCTTCTGCTCTCCCTGGCGCACGGCGTAGATGTTGGCCATGCCGAAGAGCGCCTGCACCTGGTCGAGCCGCTTCGTATCGTTGCGCCGCTCCAGGATCGCCTCCAGCTCAAAGGTCCTGTCGAAGTAATCCTCGATGGCGCGTTTGTACTGGGATGTGACCAGCACGATTTCCTTGACGCCCGAGGCGACGGCCTCTTCCACGGAATACTGGATGACCGGACGGTCAATGATGGGCAGCAGCTCCTTGGGGACGACCTTGCTGGCGGGAAGAAAGCGCGTTCCCCAGCCTGCGGCGGGAATGACGGCCTTGCGTACGGTGGAGGGAATGGCGGCTCTCCTGAGTGGGGCTGGCTCGATTATAGCCAGGGCCGTGGAATAAGAAAACCTCGCTACCGGCGCGCCATCCGCCTCATCCAGCGCCGGGCGTGCTTGATCCCGGGCCAGATGCCGAAGGTCCAGATGGCCGTCTCCGAGACGATGCGCAGGCGCACCAGGTCGGCGTAGATGGAGCAGATGAGGGCGCCGATGAGCATGATGGCGGCGGCGACGTAGAGCCAGCCGAGGAGGACGGCGACAGAGGTGAAGGAGCCGTAGATCGGCGAGGTGTTCAAACGGCTCCGGGTGTAGTAGAAGAAGGCCCCGAGCGCGATCTCGAAGGAGACGGCGGCGATGAGTCCACCGAAGAGCGTCTCTTTGAGCCGCACCTTGCGGTTGGGAAGGAAATAGTAAATGACGACGAAGGAGACCCAGAGGAGAAGGACCGATAGGAAGAAGAGCCACGGGGGGCCGGTGAAGAAGCCGACGTCCTCCACGTCCGTCTCCGCGAAGGAGCGCACGACGGTGGTGGTGAGGAGCAGGCCCAGGAAGAGCATGCCTGCGCCGAAGGTGATGCTCAGGTCAATGATGCGCTCCTTGACCCAAGCGCGGGGGCTGCGGATGTTCCATGCCGTATTGATGCCCTTGCGCAGGGTGGCGAAGACGCCGGTGGAGCCCCAGACAAGACCGACGATGGCGGGCGGCGCGGCGACGGCCTTGGAATCGGCGGCGGTGCGCACCGCATCGGCGATGACATCCTGGCTCACCGGGATGAAGGTGGCCAGGGCGCGCACCAGGTTGGCGTTCTGCACCGCCGTCTGGTTCACGAAGAGGTCAAAGGAAAGGATGATGAGGATGGAGAGCGGGAAGATGGAGAAGAAGGAGTAGAAGGCGACGGCCGCCGCCATCTGCATGCTGTTGTTCGTGAGGAACTGCTGGGTGGCGCGGGCGCAGAAGACCACGAAGGCCTTGCCGCCGGTGCCGAGCCCCGCCGCCAGGGGATTCACCACCGCCACCGGCTGTTCCCACACGCGCTCTTGCTGAGGCGTCGTCGCCATCTGCGTGCGCCCTACCGGGGGCCGGCCCCGTGAATCGCGATCGCCTGGCAGACGCCAAGCTCGCGGATGCCGCGCCCAGCCAGGTCCAGCAGCCCGTTGAGACGCTCTCTGCTGAAGGGTTCGTCCTCGGCGGTCCCTTGGACTTCCACGAAGTCGCCCTTCCCAGTCATGATGACGTTGAAGTCCACCTCGGCGCGCGAGTCCTCCTGATAGCAGAGGTCGAGCATCTCCCGGCCGTCCACTACGCCGACGCTCACGGCAGCGACGGATGTGGTGAGGGGCATGGAGGCAAGGGCGCCGCTCTTCACCAGCTTCTCCATCGCCTGGTAGAGGGCGACGTATGCTCCGGTGATTGCCGCCGTCCGCGTGCCGCCGTCCGCCTGGAGGACATCGCAGTCCACGGTGAAGGTGCGCTCGCCCAAGAGACCCATGTCGGTCACGGCGCGGAGGGAGCGCCCGATGAGCCGCTGGATCTCCACGGCGCGGCCATCGGGCTTGCCCTCCGGGCGCGGCGTCCGCGTGTGGGTGGAGCGCGGGAGCATGGCGTACTCCGCCGTCACCCAGCCGCGCCCGGAGCCCTTGAGGAAGGGCGGCACTTTCTCCTCGATGGAGACGGCGCAGAGGACGCGCGTCAGGCCGGCCTCAATGAGGGTGGAGCCCTCAGCGAAGACCTGGCCGCCGGGGCCGATGCGGACAGGGCGAAGCTGGTCGTTCCTGCGGCCGTCAATGCGCGGCAGAGGCGTCTCCTTGGCGAGGGTTTGAGCGATTATATCAGGAGCAAAGGCCGCAGCGAGCGCCCTTCAACGGCCGATCCAGACTCGCCTGCCATCGCTCGTCACTGCGGCGCGCCGGCCATCTTGCAGGGAGACAAGCCGCTCCTGCGGCACCGCTCGGGCGGCCGCCGCGGCGATGCGCTCTTCGCCAAGCTCCCCTCTTCCAGGCGTCAGCACGATCGCCTGGGGCGCTGCGGCGGCGATGAACCGCTGATGGGCGGCGGTCGCCCTGGCATCGGCCATCACGAGCAGACCTGGGAGGCCGGAGACGGCTTGGGGAGGGACGCGCTCCAGCGTTTCGCTCCGAGCCGTCGTCGCAACAAGCATCGCCGCTCTGCGGTAGCGGACCGCGAGGACGAGCGCATCGTCCTCCATCGCGGAAAGGGCTGTGGGGGCGTGCAGCACCTCTATGGTCACTTCGCCCAGGCGAATGACATCACCCGGGCGCGCCGTCCGCCGCGCCACGCCTCGCGCCGCCAGCGCCCCCTCCAGCGCGGCATAGGCCGCCGACGTGCCTTGGGCCGTTGGGGCAAGAAAGGTCGTCACGCTATAGCGTCGCACCGCCTCCGCCATGCCGCCGATGCTCTGCGCGCGGGGGCTTGTGGCAATGGCAACGTCTACCCGCCGCCTCAGGCCGAGTCGCGCGCCAAGGGCCTGCGTGGCCGCCTGCCCATCGCCGCCGGCGTCTATGAGCGCCACATGTCGCGAGGGGGTTTGCACGATGATCGCCGTGCCGCCGTCGCTCACTGCGATGGTGACGTGCATGTGCCGCGGTGAGGGCCAGAGGGCGGCAGTCCAGATCACCGCACCGAAGGCGAGCAGCACGAGCATCGCCCACCAGAGGCGGGAGAGTCGCGGCCCTTCGATGGCAGGCAGTCTGGGCAGAGGAACGAGGAGCGAACGCCCGGCGACCTTCGCCGTCCTGAACAGCCAGGCGAGCAGAGCAAGGCCTGCGTAATACCCCCCAAGCACAGCCCTGCCGACTTCCCCAACGGTCACCGAGGAGAGCGGGAGGCT
Proteins encoded in this window:
- a CDS encoding YihY/virulence factor BrkB family protein is translated as MATTPQQERVWEQPVAVVNPLAAGLGTGGKAFVVFCARATQQFLTNNSMQMAAAVAFYSFFSIFPLSILIILSFDLFVNQTAVQNANLVRALATFIPVSQDVIADAVRTAADSKAVAAPPAIVGLVWGSTGVFATLRKGINTAWNIRSPRAWVKERIIDLSITFGAGMLFLGLLLTTTVVRSFAETDVEDVGFFTGPPWLFFLSVLLLWVSFVVIYYFLPNRKVRLKETLFGGLIAAVSFEIALGAFFYYTRSRLNTSPIYGSFTSVAVLLGWLYVAAAIMLIGALICSIYADLVRLRIVSETAIWTFGIWPGIKHARRWMRRMARR
- the lepA gene encoding elongation factor 4, encoding MQQSHIRNFCIIAHIDHGKSTLADRLLEATNTIERRRMMDQVLDSMDLERERGITIKMHPTRMLYRAKNGQDYQLNLIDTPGHVEFSYEVSRSVAACEGALLIVDASQGSQAQTLANVYLALESNLEIIPVVNKIDLPGAEPDRVAQELQDVFGFKESEILRISGKTGLGVPELLETIIERVPPPAGKPDASLRALIFDSKYDPYKGVIASVRVVDGSVSAPGRRLRFMATGRIIEPLEAGAFKPDFLPLPILETGSVGYIATGLKTVEDAKVGDTITWDESPAATPVAGYKELKSMVFAGLFPADGQNYLPLREALEKLKLNDAGLVFQQESSGALGFGFRCGFLGLLHMEIVQDRLEREYNLDLLATAPSVAYQVVKTDGEVVEVDNPAKLPAPNYYDEIREPWLEVTIIVPNRYVGGIMDLVSNKRGEFKKMDYLDSRPANTAKDAQEPSKDPRVMLVYHIPLAEVLIDFYDQLKSRTQGYATMDYAFLEYRPGNLVKLDILVNGKPVDALSLITHRDNAYYQGKALVEKLKDLIPRQMFEVPLQAAIGSKVIARETVRAMRKNVLAKCYGGDVTRKMKLLHKQAEGKKRMKMVGSVEIPQEAFLALLKLEK
- the galU gene encoding UTP--glucose-1-phosphate uridylyltransferase GalU, translated to MPSTVRKAVIPAAGWGTRFLPASKVVPKELLPIIDRPVIQYSVEEAVASGVKEIVLVTSQYKRAIEDYFDRTFELEAILERRNDTKRLDQVQALFGMANIYAVRQGEQKGLGHAVLMAKGIVGNEPFAVMLPDDVYVAAKKPVLRQLLDVHERHGASVLALSEVAKEDVTRYGIVKAAKAGVGLHKITGVVEKPKMEQAPSRLASMGRYILHPRIFEILEKQKPGAIGEIQLAEAIDTLSREQAVYGLEYQATLLDAGTPLGLLKASVQMALEREDTRDDIRAYLKDLLRKR
- a CDS encoding ribonuclease PH; amino-acid sequence: MPRIDGRRNDQLRPVRIGPGGQVFAEGSTLIEAGLTRVLCAVSIEEKVPPFLKGSGRGWVTAEYAMLPRSTHTRTPRPEGKPDGRAVEIQRLIGRSLRAVTDMGLLGERTFTVDCDVLQADGGTRTAAITGAYVALYQAMEKLVKSGALASMPLTTSVAAVSVGVVDGREMLDLCYQEDSRAEVDFNVIMTGKGDFVEVQGTAEDEPFSRERLNGLLDLAGRGIRELGVCQAIAIHGAGPR